In Topomyia yanbarensis strain Yona2022 chromosome 2, ASM3024719v1, whole genome shotgun sequence, one DNA window encodes the following:
- the LOC131682564 gene encoding ER degradation-enhancing alpha-mannosidase-like protein 3 produces MRTLKRFQRAFWIKYVVLLVVSLWSAIAAEQVPSVPTHNMSSKEQNELKEEAKEMFYHAYRAYMDKAYPADELMPLSCTGRYRGVTPSRGDLDDVLGNFSMTLVDTLDTLVILGDLEEFERAVKLVIKDVKFDNDIIVSVFETNIRMIGGLLSAHILAEYIQKQADVMMWYRGEMLEMAKDLGYRLLPAFNTSTGIPHARVNLKHGIKVEALRHSRETCTACAGTILLEFAALSRLSGEPIFEIKAHTAMDALWKMRHRSSDLMGTVLNVHSGDWIRRESGVGAGIDSYYEYCLKSYILLGDERYLARFNRHYNAIMKYISQGPMLLDVQMHRPHTKTRNFMDALLAFWPGLQVLSGDLKPAVQTHEMLYQVMQMHTFIPEAFTYDFQVHWGQHHLRPEFIESTYFLYRATGDHYYLQVGKKALKALQKHARVPCGYAAVNDVRTGKHEDRMDSYVLSETFKYLYLLFSDPSDLLLNIENFIFTTEAHLLPLTLGQLGNHTFNIKDHEEGHMLDFMRSCPSPNKLFPETVRRPLRDLVTGVCPRISSAKRLRAADFQASNADHLRTVYDMGITMVSLGEGKVQLLHTFYNAKSPEEAERGLIFMQEMVELSKSNTIPKTQLQAVSFRRPSEEPQILKAGPSHFGPELTGDMMISQRGVFVSPSKVCTSLKNSRELNGKIAIVERGDCTFVDKARRVQAGGAMAAIVYDNTPNTSIDNQQMFAMSGDGTDDVKIPVVFLFTKEAEVLIAAIKGDPDLEITLRPLMDSTDDHVPPAESKQFLGQRSTKTESTETSNSGSKTAP; encoded by the exons ATGCGAACATTGAAACGGTTTCAAAGGGCATTCTGGATCAAGTATGTCGTACTGCTGGTGGTTTCGCTATGGAGCGCGATTGCGGCGGAACAGGTTCCCTCCGTTCCCACGCACAATATGTCCAGCAAAGAGCAAAATGAGCTCAA GGAGGAAGCCAAAGAAATGTTCTACCACGCCTACAGGGCCTACATGGATAAAGCCTACCCCGCGGACGAGTTGATGCCACTGAGCTGCACCGGACGGTATCGAGGCGTTACGCCCTCGCGAGGAGACCTTGACGATGTTCTGGGGAA CTTCTCCATGACACTGGTCGACACGCTAGACACGCTAGTCATTTTGGGAGATTTGGAGGAGTTTGAACGAGCCGTGAAGCTGGTGATAAAGGATGTCAAGTTCGATAACGATATTATTGTATCCGTATTTGAAACCAACATTAGAATGATTGG AGGTTTACTGTCAGCTCACATTCTAGCTGAGTACATCCAAAAGCAGGCAGATGTAATGATGTGGTACCGTGGCGAGATGCTCGAGATGGCCAAAGATTTAGGTTATCGATTACTACCAGCTTTTAATACATCAACGGGGATACCACACGCGCGA GTAAACCTCAAACATGGTATAAAAGTAGAAGCCTTGCGTCATTCGAGGGAAACTTGCACGGCATGTGCAGGGACGATACTGCTGGAGTTTGCTGCCCTATCCAGATTGAGCGGAGAACCAATTTTTGAGATTAAAGCGCACACTGCCATGGATGCCTTATGGAAAATGCGACATCGAAGCTCGGATCTAATGGGGACGGTATTAAACGTACATTCCGGGGATTGGATCCGACGAGAATCTGGGGTTGGCGCAGGAATTGATTCCTACTATGAGTATTGCCTTAAATCCTACATTCTGCTCGGTGATGAACGTTATCTGGCGCGGTTCAATCGTCACTATAATGCCATCATGAAATACATCAGCCAAGGACCGATGCTGTTAGATGTGCAAATGCATCGACCACATACTAAGACGAGGAATTTTATGGATGCTTTGCTGGCTTTCTGGCCCGGGCTGCAAGTGCTGTCTGGTGATTTGAAACCAGCCGTACAGACGCACGAAATGCTGTATCAAGTAATGCAGATGCATACCTTCATTCCTGAAGCCTTCACTTACGATTTTCAG GTTCACTGGGGTCAGCACCACTTGAGGCCGGAATTCATCGAATCAACATATTTCCTGTACCGCGCGACGGGTGACCATTACTATTTGCAG GTCGGCAAAAAGGCGCTAAAAGCGCTACAGAAGCATGCGAGAGTTCCTTGCGGATATGCCGCAGTAAACGATGTACGTACGGGTAAACACGAAGATCGAATGGACTCCTATGTGCTATCGGAGACGTTTAAATATTTGTACTTGCTGTTCTCTGACCCCTCGGATTTGCTGTTAAACATTGAGAACTTTATCTTTACTACTGAAGCACATCTGCTGCCACTCACGCTGGGCCAATTGGGAAATCATACCTTCA ATATCAAAGACCACGAAGAAGGCCACATGCTAGATTTTATGCGGTCTTGCCCTAGTCCAAACAAGTTATTTCCTGAAACGGTTAGACGTCCCCTTAGAGACCTGGTTACAGGAGTATGCCCGCGTATATCGAGTGCCAAAAGACTTAGAGCGGCTGACTTTCAGGCAAGCAATGCAGATCATCTACGCACAGTTTATGACATGGGTATTACGATGGTTTCTCTAGGCGAGGGCAAAGTACAGCTATTACATACATTCTACAAC GCAAAATCACCCGAAGAAGCCGAACGTGGACTCATTTTCATGCAGGAAATGGTCGAACTGTCCAAATCAAACACAATTCCAAAAACTCAACTACAAGCTGTATCATTCCGAAGGCCCAGCGAAGAGCCGCAGATTCTGAAGGCAGGACCAAGCCATTTTGGACCTGAACTAACCGGCGATATGATGATTTCCCAGAGAGGGGTGTTTGTTAGTCCATCCAAAGTGTGTACAA GTCTCAAAAACAGCCGTGAGTTGAACGGTAAGATTGCAATCGTTGAGCGAGGTGATTGCACGTTCGTGGACAAAGCACGCAGGGTACAAGCGGGAG GTGCGATGGCTGCCATCGTTTACGACAATACACCAAACACCTCAATCGACAATCAGCAAATGTTTGCGATGTCTGGTGATGGGACAGATGATGTAAAAATTCCAGTGGTGTTTTTGTTCACCAAGGAAGCGGAAGTGTTAATTGCTGCCATAAAAGGTGATCCAGACCTTGAG atTACACTAAGGCCACTGATGGACTCGACGGATGATCATGTGCCTCCGGCCGAATCCAAGCAATTCCTGGGACAAAGATCAACCAAGACTGAATCAACGGAGACCTCTAACAGCGGATCGAAAACGGCGCCATAA